CAGACCATCACGGACAGCGCAAGCGGAAGTAATACAATGCCGGCTGCGGCCCTTCgacaggcgcgcgcacgcctcaCGCGCGTACGCGAGGTGAGGTAAAGAGGCATCAAGAGATAGGCTTTGGCTCCATGGGCAAGGGTGGCACACCATATATGCACCGAGGGTACCCACACGGCGATACGCATGCGCAGGGAGGCAGGCGGGTACAGTCTGTGTCTCTGCCCCGTCTCGCTCCTCGTGCGCGtggacgcacacacgcacacgcacgcacgcagatgGGCAGAGTGTGGAGGGGAGAGTTGGGCAACAGACATACATACATAATGTGGGACGACACGGGAAGCGACACGTTCGTGTACATCGAGCAGCGTTGCCAGTCATGATGACTGGCGTTTTGGGCCGTGTTGGAGGGAGCGCGCGGACGACAGCGGAtgcagagccgccgctgcccacccacacacgcgcacatcaCGCGCGACAGCGATACCGGGCGGGGCGGTGAGACGCGTATGTGCGCCCGTACGCGCAGGAAGGGGCGTGGGCCTCGCAGGGAGTGTCCCGAAGACGCGGACGTGGGCAGCTCAGCTACGcagacacaccgacacagATCCGCCACACGTACAGCCGTGAGTGCACGATGGGCTGAGGGTCTGTAAGGGAGATGCCGAAGGGGAGTGGGGTCGGCAGGGTGCACTCCCCAACATACACGAGccggcctccgcctcacgggggtgggggcttCCAGATTTACTGTGGAGGAGCACACCACACTGGCTCTCTCAGCACGCCCCGCGCGCGAGAACGCGACTCGCGGAATTGACACCGGTTACGGTGTCTCCCCCATCCCATCCCgtcccctccgcctcctgtcGTGGTGTCGAATCAAGAGCGTGAGGGGCACGCGGCCGCGTATAAAGGACGAGGCTCCTCGAGGTCTGCGGTGGCGAGAAGAAACTACAGGAGGCGAACAGAGGAAAGATCGGCGCTGGGTGAAGCACGTCACTGGACGGATGCAGGGAGGGTACACGTTGACTCGCGCCTCGTcatccctcctctctctctctctcctctttccctcttgTGTCCTTGTCACCGCCCCTGCGATAAAGAATAGTGAAGCGGTGCTACCGGGGGCTTCTCTTCCGGCCCGTCTGCCATCAGCCGTCCAGCAACTTGCCGGGTGTGCAGAGAATGAGCCGATTCTGATCGATCTGCTCcagcgactgcggcggcacTCGGACGTATGGTGCGGGAAACAACGCATCGACGCGGCGGTAGTGTGCCAGATGACTGGCTACCAAGCTGCGtagcggggagggggcggcgtcgctggcagcagcctccgctgccgctgctgctgatgacGCCTGCCATTGTGTATCGAGACCACTCACGGTGGTGTTGGCAgcttcggcagcggcgagagcGCGGGCTCGTTCCTGATCCGCTGCCCCCTCGATCGCGCGACGCAATCGCATCATCATTGGCGTAGGGGACGTCAGGTGGCGATACGGACACACAATGTGGCAGCCGACAAGAGTTGTGTCCGCGTCACTGATGCCGATAATGAGCGAGCGCACATGCGACGCCATGTCTCccagcgctggtgctgctgttgcccgCTGCGTGGCCGAAGGCTGCATGACGAGCTGGTACAGGTACTCGGCGAGGCGGTACGgccggctgcgcagcggcacggtgCGGAGGGTCTTGCGAGATGCAACAATGTCAAGGACGATGTTCACGCGGAGTCCGGCCGAGTAACGGTTCTCTGACGATTCGCTCTCACCGGCGCCCCCCACCTCACGCGCGGTGAGACTGttggcggcgtcgctcaTGTTGGGTCCGCGCCACGTCGGCCACGCGTCTCGCAACGCGCGGTGCACACCTGTCAGCCGTTTCCGGTCGCTCTTGGCGGGTGtccccgtcgccgccgtcatgGCCGGAGGTAGCGACAGcgccccgccaccgctgcctaCGCGCAGGACCTCTGCCATCTGTTCGTCGCTCGACATCGAGTGAAAGAAGGCGCAGCTGATGTCgtactgccgctgcgcctcccgCATCATGCGCTGCACTTTCCGACCCAGCTTTGcctgcgcggctgcctcgGAGGTGAGGAAAGACAACGTGTGCTGCGCGTACACCCACACCGAGTTGTCTGGGgagcagaggaggtggtcgGGGAGGTCGGCGAAGACATGAAAGGACGGAGAAGGTGACggggccgctgcggccgccttggcggcctgCTTGAGCGCCGGCATCGTGACGGCACGCGATGGACGCTTGCCACCCGCACTGGTGTTCgccgtcagctgcagcaccgaaGGCAGCGTCGCAGAGGACGCCGGAGCGGCCATGTTTCCCACTGTGTGCTTTgctcagagagagagatagagagagaggggtgggtggttgAGGAGGGCGCAACGGGCGAGGTGGTGGGTGTGCACATAACCGTATCCAAGCCCCCATCACACTCGTGatggtgccgccggcggcggcgtcttcgtGCGTCATGTCgatggagggagggcgaggcaagaagagaagggaagagcagcggctgca
Above is a genomic segment from Leishmania major strain Friedlin complete genome, chromosome 3 containing:
- a CDS encoding conserved hypothetical protein (previous protein_id=AAM69039.1), producing the protein MAAPASSATLPSVLQLTANTSAGGKRPSRAVTMPALKQAAKAAAAAPSPSPSFHVFADLPDHLLCSPDNSVWVYAQHTLSFLTSEAAAQAKLGRKVQRMMREAQRQYDISCAFFHSMSSDEQMAEVLRVGSGGGALSLPPAMTAATGTPAKSDRKRLTGVHRALRDAWPTWRGPNMSDAANSLTAREVGGAGESESSENRYSAGLRVNIVLDIVASRKTLRTVPLRSRPYRLAEYLYQLVMQPSATQRATAAPALGDMASHVRSLIIGISDADTTLVGCHIVCPYRHLTSPTPMMMRLRRAIEGAADQERARALAAAEAANTTVSGLDTQWQASSAAAAAEAAASDAAPSPLRSLVASHLAHYRRVDALFPAPYVRVPPQSLEQIDQNRLILCTPGKLLDG